One Actinomadura viridis genomic region harbors:
- a CDS encoding PPA1309 family protein, whose product MSLLEEVVQDLERHSAQEGWDTAPRLYALVQSTELRRAEPELADQLGLSADVDTLAALEQPPLPEQAAVEDALATIAWPDAVTGCALVLERVVLPPDVEEEIPDDEAEAAAWAAGHPAREDVRMVVGVLRDGSRHAALRLRRHDVDDEVLLGPDLVPALADALAATFEPDEPAPPGGTGSEAATGALPGPEAAG is encoded by the coding sequence GCGCAGGAGGGCTGGGACACCGCGCCGCGCCTTTACGCGTTGGTGCAGAGTACCGAACTGCGCCGGGCGGAGCCGGAACTGGCCGACCAGCTCGGCCTGAGCGCCGACGTCGACACCCTTGCCGCTCTGGAGCAGCCGCCCCTCCCCGAACAGGCCGCCGTGGAGGACGCGCTGGCCACGATCGCCTGGCCGGACGCGGTGACCGGCTGCGCCCTCGTGCTGGAACGGGTGGTCCTCCCGCCCGACGTCGAGGAGGAGATCCCCGACGACGAGGCGGAGGCCGCCGCCTGGGCGGCCGGCCACCCGGCCCGCGAGGACGTCCGCATGGTGGTCGGGGTGCTGCGCGACGGCAGCCGGCACGCCGCCCTGCGGCTGCGCCGCCACGACGTCGACGACGAGGTGCTGCTCGGACCCGACCTCGTCCCGGCGCTGGCCGACGCGCTGGCCGCCACCTTCGAACCGGACGAGCCCGCCCCGCCCGGCGGCACCGGCTCGGAGGCCGCCACCGGCGCCCTGCCCGGCCCGGAGGCGGCGGGGTAG
- a CDS encoding molybdenum cofactor biosynthesis protein MoaE: MSEVSGQDVIRLVGVRETPLSVDEVFGAVGDRGAGGVALFVGTVRDSDHAKEVRRLSYSAHPTVERELRAVMEKVAADFPVRALAAVHRVGDLEIGDLAVVVAASCPHRAEAFAACRRLIDDLKAQVPIWKHQLFADGTDEWVGAC; encoded by the coding sequence GTGAGCGAGGTCAGTGGGCAGGACGTCATCAGGCTGGTCGGGGTGCGCGAGACACCGCTGTCGGTCGACGAGGTCTTCGGCGCCGTCGGCGACCGAGGCGCGGGCGGTGTCGCCCTCTTCGTGGGGACCGTGCGCGACTCCGACCACGCCAAGGAGGTGCGCCGCCTCTCCTACAGCGCCCATCCCACCGTCGAACGGGAACTGCGCGCGGTCATGGAGAAGGTCGCCGCCGACTTCCCGGTCAGGGCCCTGGCGGCCGTCCACCGGGTGGGCGACCTGGAGATCGGCGACCTGGCGGTGGTCGTCGCCGCGTCCTGCCCGCACCGCGCCGAGGCGTTCGCCGCCTGCCGCCGCCTCATCGACGACCTCAAGGCCCAGGTGCCCATCTGGAAACACCAGCTGTTCGCCGACGGGACCGACGAGTGGGTCGGGGCCTGCTGA
- a CDS encoding PDZ domain-containing protein yields the protein MSRRAATLAVASVLVLVLALVGSLMPVPYVALMPGPTSNTLGTNEKGEPLIKIEGRRTYPDQGHLNFTTVTYRGGPGGRIDLFSALRGWLDGDIAVVPEETIFPKDESPKQVDEENTRQMRDSQQSAEAAALNELGIKVGTQVVVDSVQKGRPADGKLRPGDEITAVDGVPASSVPAVTGQMAKRKIGEPVTVTFRRSGKEDKVTLTTVAAPDGRRAVVGIVLTDQYRFPFKIDISVGDVGGPSAGLMFSLAIVDKLTPGPLTGGTFIAGTGTITPQGQVGPIGGIQQKMIAARRAGATVFLTPKDNCADALAARPDGLRLVRADTLKGSISAIDAINSGKGEVPSCASR from the coding sequence ATGTCTCGTCGTGCCGCCACGCTCGCCGTCGCGAGCGTGCTCGTCCTGGTGCTGGCCCTGGTCGGCTCGCTCATGCCCGTGCCGTACGTCGCGCTGATGCCCGGCCCGACCAGCAACACCCTCGGCACCAACGAGAAGGGCGAGCCCCTCATCAAGATCGAGGGACGGCGGACCTACCCCGACCAGGGGCACCTCAACTTCACCACGGTCACCTACCGGGGCGGCCCCGGCGGCCGGATCGACCTGTTCAGCGCCCTGCGGGGCTGGCTGGACGGCGACATCGCGGTCGTCCCGGAGGAGACGATCTTCCCCAAGGACGAGTCGCCGAAGCAGGTGGACGAGGAGAACACCCGGCAGATGCGCGACTCCCAGCAGAGCGCCGAGGCCGCCGCCCTCAACGAACTCGGCATCAAGGTCGGCACCCAGGTCGTGGTCGACTCGGTCCAGAAGGGCCGCCCCGCCGACGGCAAGCTGCGCCCCGGCGACGAGATCACGGCCGTGGACGGCGTCCCCGCCTCCAGCGTCCCCGCCGTCACCGGGCAGATGGCCAAGCGGAAGATCGGTGAACCGGTCACCGTGACCTTCCGGCGCTCCGGCAAGGAGGACAAGGTCACCCTGACCACCGTCGCCGCCCCGGACGGCAGGCGCGCCGTGGTGGGCATCGTCCTCACCGACCAGTACCGCTTCCCGTTCAAGATCGACATCAGTGTCGGCGACGTCGGCGGCCCCAGCGCCGGCCTGATGTTCTCCCTGGCCATCGTCGACAAGCTGACCCCCGGCCCCCTCACCGGCGGCACCTTCATCGCCGGCACCGGCACCATCACCCCCCAGGGCCAGGTCGGCCCCATCGGCGGCATCCAGCAGAAGATGATCGCCGCCCGGCGCGCCGGCGCCACCGTCTTCCTCACCCCCAAGGACAACTGCGCCGACGCCCTCGCCGCCCGTCCCGACGGCCTCCGCCTCGTCCGCGCCGACACCCTGAAGGGCTCCATCAGCGCCATCGACGCCATCAACAGCGGCAAGGGCGAAGTGCCCTCCTGCGCGTCCCGCTGA
- a CDS encoding 4a-hydroxytetrahydrobiopterin dehydratase codes for MSLRTPLTAERVAERLADTGWSGDTSEISRTFAVEYDVAMRIVAEVARVAIEMEHRPDIDIRWDRLRFAMTTHAAGDPSLVRDLRQPPPHLPCGRRRVHRAACRGLGSRARRVGAAAYSARSGCQGRDAQRHVHGGIAVCAGP; via the coding sequence GTGAGCCTGAGGACCCCCCTTACCGCCGAACGGGTCGCCGAGCGCCTCGCGGACACGGGATGGTCTGGAGACACCTCCGAGATCAGCCGTACGTTCGCGGTCGAGTACGACGTGGCGATGCGGATCGTGGCCGAGGTCGCCAGGGTCGCGATCGAGATGGAGCACCGGCCCGACATCGACATCAGGTGGGACCGCCTGCGGTTCGCCATGACCACCCACGCGGCCGGCGATCCATCCTTGGTCCGGGATCTCCGACAGCCGCCACCACATCTTCCTTGCGGACGGCGCCGAGTACATCGGGCCGCCTGCCGAGGACTGGGAAGCCGAGCGCGTCGAGTGGGTGCCGCTGCGTACAGTGCCCGATCTGGTTGCCAAGGGAGAGATGCCCAACGGCACGTCCATGGCGGCATTGCTGTATGCGCTGGCCCGTGA
- a CDS encoding DUF6985 domain-containing protein, whose translation MQIPGLGQVTEDVDLGWYQSGPVPVPVLGGAPCRIIIDGYDDDPTPEDFHAAIRTFLALDRSALVAATPSIFAYYRDIMNDIVAEGDDDWFVEIQSPDDVLDHIRFGDRPVISRDHYGDRHVYVSLECECDWEPEHGLQIVFRDGRTVTKVGPYDGHLTNSAAYADDTLDGVVYHMSR comes from the coding sequence ATGCAGATTCCCGGCTTGGGCCAGGTCACCGAGGACGTCGATCTGGGCTGGTATCAGAGCGGGCCTGTGCCCGTGCCTGTGTTGGGCGGTGCTCCCTGCCGCATCATCATCGATGGCTATGACGATGACCCCACACCCGAGGACTTCCACGCTGCGATCCGCACGTTCCTGGCGCTTGACCGGTCGGCGCTGGTCGCGGCCACGCCGTCGATCTTCGCGTACTACCGCGACATCATGAACGACATCGTGGCTGAGGGGGACGACGACTGGTTCGTCGAGATCCAAAGCCCGGACGACGTACTCGATCACATCCGTTTCGGGGATAGGCCGGTCATCAGCCGCGACCACTACGGCGACCGGCACGTCTATGTGTCACTGGAATGCGAGTGTGACTGGGAGCCCGAGCATGGCCTGCAGATCGTGTTCAGAGACGGCCGTACGGTGACGAAAGTCGGCCCCTACGACGGCCACCTGACCAACTCGGCCGCCTACGCTGATGACACTCTCGACGGTGTCGTCTACCACATGTCGCGCTGA
- a CDS encoding SDR family NAD(P)-dependent oxidoreductase: protein MRGKTVLITGGGTGIGRATALAFAREGATVVVSGRTPGPLADTVKLIETDGGKADHIPADVAKAADVRHLITTTVERHGGLDVAVNNAGAFSAAPIAEMDEDAWDALLATNLTGTFLPMKYEIAHMSAHGGGTIVNVSSNIGAHQRLPGTGAYAATKAAVSSLTRTAARESIGQGVRINAVSPGPVETSMSLFPGEDEADRAERLSTALPIGRAGTVEEIAASILWLAGPESSFVVGHDLVIDGAATA from the coding sequence ATGCGAGGCAAGACCGTCCTCATCACCGGCGGCGGCACGGGAATCGGCCGGGCCACCGCGCTCGCCTTCGCCCGCGAGGGCGCCACCGTCGTGGTCTCCGGCCGCACCCCCGGCCCGCTGGCCGACACCGTGAAGCTGATCGAGACCGACGGCGGCAAGGCCGACCACATCCCCGCCGACGTCGCGAAGGCCGCGGACGTACGCCACCTGATCACGACCACCGTCGAGCGTCACGGCGGCCTGGACGTCGCCGTCAACAACGCCGGGGCGTTCTCGGCCGCCCCCATCGCGGAGATGGACGAGGACGCGTGGGACGCCCTCCTGGCCACCAACCTCACCGGAACGTTCCTCCCGATGAAGTACGAGATCGCTCACATGAGCGCCCACGGCGGCGGCACGATCGTCAACGTCTCGTCCAACATCGGCGCCCACCAGCGGCTCCCCGGCACCGGCGCCTACGCGGCCACCAAGGCCGCCGTCAGCAGCCTCACCCGCACCGCCGCCCGGGAGAGCATCGGCCAGGGCGTCCGCATCAACGCCGTCAGCCCCGGACCGGTCGAGACCTCGATGTCCCTCTTCCCCGGCGAGGACGAGGCCGACCGGGCGGAACGCCTCAGCACAGCCCTCCCCATCGGCCGCGCGGGCACCGTGGAGGAGATCGCGGCCAGCATCCTCTGGCTGGCCGGCCCCGAGTCCAGCTTCGTGGTAGGCCACGACCTGGTCATCGACGGCGCCGCCACAGCCTGA
- a CDS encoding TetR/AcrR family transcriptional regulator codes for MARTKEFDPDEVLQRALELFWERGCDNTSMADLVEHLGIARASLYATFGSKRELYFKALARYREATDTALVEALSQPGPVLPAVRDLIERYARDPRGCMVVNTAVELASRDDQAARCVEASWTHLEATLTSALTRARAQGELPADKDPRALARFLMVIFQGMRVIARTPSPEDRLRDAVTQAQALLA; via the coding sequence ATGGCGAGAACCAAGGAGTTCGACCCGGACGAGGTCCTGCAGCGCGCCCTGGAGCTCTTCTGGGAACGCGGCTGCGATAACACCTCGATGGCCGACCTCGTCGAACACCTGGGCATCGCCCGGGCCAGCCTGTACGCCACGTTCGGCAGCAAACGCGAGCTCTACTTCAAGGCGCTGGCCCGCTACCGGGAGGCCACCGACACGGCCCTCGTGGAGGCGCTCTCCCAACCCGGCCCGGTCCTCCCGGCCGTACGGGACCTGATCGAGCGGTACGCCCGCGACCCCCGCGGCTGCATGGTCGTGAACACCGCGGTCGAGCTGGCCTCCCGGGACGACCAGGCGGCGCGCTGCGTCGAGGCGAGCTGGACCCACCTCGAGGCCACCCTCACCTCGGCACTGACCCGAGCCCGGGCCCAGGGCGAACTGCCGGCGGACAAGGACCCGCGGGCGCTCGCGCGCTTCCTCATGGTCATCTTCCAGGGCATGCGCGTGATCGCCAGGACCCCCTCCCCCGAGGACCGCCTCCGCGACGCCGTGACGCAGGCCCAGGCGCTCCTCGCCTGA
- a CDS encoding PucR family transcriptional regulator: protein MSERDDLQDIVETAADLLRAPATLEDRDFHLVAYAAHGPTIDPVRTQSILHRRSTEEVRSRFERHGIARATGPVRIPADPAAGLLARLCLPVRWNGVTYGYLWLLDHDQHISATLAAQAVPLTERAGLLMARQSRDRDDLGWKLADLLTTRPDVRAQATSELAEILTPPFSVAVLRGDDLGPLNPWLLPRRVLTTVWEGDHILVTPPDNAVHIVERARQLLIERRPSPTYAGLYGPCDGLAELREGWLRARVAARTAADGETRTWSSLGALRLLRCADDASLAEAALPAGLAPLLDHPDLTRTARVFLDHAGAVQETARELSIHRQTLYHRLRRIEELTGLTLSKGQDRLTLHLALTLHPHLNN from the coding sequence ATGTCTGAAAGAGACGACCTCCAGGACATCGTCGAGACCGCAGCCGACCTGCTGCGCGCGCCGGCCACCCTGGAGGACCGCGACTTCCACCTCGTCGCGTACGCCGCGCACGGCCCGACCATCGACCCGGTGCGGACGCAGTCGATCCTGCACCGGCGCTCGACCGAGGAGGTCAGGTCCCGGTTCGAGCGGCACGGCATCGCCCGCGCCACCGGCCCGGTCCGCATCCCGGCCGACCCCGCCGCGGGCCTGCTCGCCCGCCTCTGCCTGCCCGTCCGCTGGAACGGCGTCACCTACGGCTACCTGTGGCTGCTCGACCACGACCAGCACATCTCCGCGACCCTCGCCGCCCAGGCCGTCCCGCTCACCGAACGCGCCGGGCTGCTGATGGCCCGCCAGTCCCGGGACCGCGACGACCTCGGCTGGAAGCTCGCCGACCTCCTCACCACCCGGCCCGACGTCCGGGCCCAGGCCACGAGCGAGCTCGCCGAGATCCTCACTCCCCCGTTCAGCGTGGCGGTCCTGCGCGGCGACGACCTCGGCCCGCTGAACCCGTGGCTGCTCCCCCGCCGCGTCCTGACCACGGTCTGGGAGGGCGACCACATCCTGGTCACCCCGCCGGACAACGCCGTCCACATCGTCGAACGGGCACGCCAGCTGCTGATCGAGCGCAGGCCGTCCCCCACGTACGCGGGCCTCTACGGCCCCTGCGACGGGCTGGCCGAGTTGCGCGAGGGCTGGCTGCGGGCCCGGGTCGCCGCCCGCACCGCCGCCGACGGCGAGACCCGCACCTGGTCCTCCCTCGGCGCCCTGCGCCTCCTGCGCTGCGCCGACGACGCCTCCCTCGCCGAGGCGGCGCTCCCCGCCGGGCTCGCGCCGCTCCTCGACCACCCCGACCTGACCCGGACCGCCCGCGTCTTCCTCGACCACGCCGGCGCCGTCCAGGAGACCGCCCGCGAGCTGAGCATCCACCGGCAGACCCTCTACCACCGTCTGCGCCGCATCGAGGAGCTGACCGGCCTCACCCTCTCCAAGGGCCAGGACCGCCTCACGCTCCACCTCGCCCTGACCCTGCACCCCCACCTCAATAATTGA
- a CDS encoding proline dehydrogenase family protein, with protein sequence MLSSVLLASARSERIRRLVTGMPLTRSVVDRFVAGEGLGNAIEVTRGLTRAGLSVTLDHLGEDTTDRAQADRTRDAYLELFEALAENGLTKDAEVSVKLSALGRALPGGQAIALDNARAICAAADRLAMTVTVDMEDHTTVDPTLDVVRDLRADFPWVGVAIQSMLRRSEGDLRDLAGSRVRLVKGAYAEPASVAYQSKAEVDRAYVRGLRLLMEGTGHPMVGSHDPRIVAIALDLARLNGREPGSYEFQMLYGIRAAEQRRLAEAGERMRVYVPYGDDWYGYFMRRLAERPANLAFFLRSFVSR encoded by the coding sequence ATGCTCAGCTCCGTGCTCCTGGCGTCCGCGCGCAGCGAGCGGATCCGCCGCCTCGTCACCGGCATGCCCCTGACCAGGAGCGTCGTCGACAGGTTCGTGGCCGGTGAGGGGCTAGGGAACGCGATCGAGGTTACGCGGGGACTGACGCGCGCCGGACTCTCGGTGACCCTGGACCATCTGGGAGAGGACACCACCGACCGCGCACAGGCGGACCGCACCCGGGACGCCTACCTGGAGCTCTTCGAGGCCCTCGCCGAGAACGGGCTGACCAAGGACGCCGAGGTCTCGGTCAAGCTCTCGGCGCTGGGCCGGGCCCTGCCCGGCGGGCAGGCGATCGCGCTCGACAACGCGCGGGCGATCTGCGCGGCCGCCGACCGTCTCGCGATGACCGTCACCGTCGACATGGAGGACCACACGACGGTGGACCCGACCCTGGACGTGGTGAGGGACCTGCGCGCCGACTTTCCCTGGGTCGGCGTCGCGATCCAGTCGATGCTGCGCCGGAGCGAGGGCGACCTGCGGGACCTCGCCGGCTCCCGGGTACGGCTCGTCAAGGGCGCCTACGCCGAACCCGCGTCGGTCGCGTACCAGAGCAAGGCCGAGGTCGACCGCGCCTACGTCCGCGGCCTGCGGCTCCTCATGGAGGGCACGGGCCACCCGATGGTCGGCAGCCACGACCCGCGCATCGTCGCGATCGCCCTGGACCTGGCCCGGCTGAACGGGCGCGAACCCGGCTCCTACGAGTTCCAGATGCTCTACGGCATCCGCGCCGCCGAACAGCGCCGCCTGGCCGAGGCGGGCGAGCGGATGCGCGTCTACGTGCCGTACGGGGACGACTGGTACGGCTACTTCATGCGGCGGCTGGCCGAACGCCCCGCCAACCTCGCCTTCTTCCTGCGCTCGTTCGTATCCCGTTGA
- the pruA gene encoding L-glutamate gamma-semialdehyde dehydrogenase, whose protein sequence is MDAVTQVPQPANEPVRGYAPGSPERARLEERLAELQAEAPIDLPMTIGGVRRMGAGAKVDVVQPHRHAAVLGRFGTATAEDARDAIDAALAAAPAWRAMSFDDRAAIFLRAADLLAGPWRETILASTMLGQGKTVQQAEIDSPCELVDFWRFNVHFAARALAEQPISSPGVWNRTDHRPLEGFVYAITPFNFTAIAANLPTAPALMGNVVVWKPSPTQTHSAVLTMRLLEEAGLPPGVINLVTGDGLAVSEAALPHPDLAGIHFTGSTATFQKLWRAVGENISGYRTYPRLVGETGGKDFVVAHPSADPAILKTALIRGAFEYQGQKCSAASRAYVPRSLWENGLKDELVAEVEGLTMGDVTDLGNFMGAVIDARAFAKNRDAIRRAESDPAVEIVAGGTVDDSVGYFVRPTVLVSGDPDNDIFKTEYFGPILGVHVYDDERYDEVLTQMESVSAYALTGAVIAGDRQAIARTSETLRYAAGNFYINDKPTGAVVGQQPFGGGRASGTNDKAGSMLNLLRWTSPRSIKETFVPATDHRYPHMG, encoded by the coding sequence ATGGACGCCGTGACCCAGGTGCCGCAGCCGGCCAACGAGCCCGTGCGCGGTTACGCGCCGGGCAGTCCCGAGCGGGCCCGGCTGGAGGAGAGGCTCGCCGAACTCCAGGCGGAGGCCCCGATCGACCTGCCGATGACGATCGGCGGCGTGCGCAGGATGGGCGCCGGCGCCAAGGTCGACGTCGTCCAGCCGCACCGGCACGCCGCGGTGCTCGGGCGCTTCGGCACCGCCACCGCCGAGGACGCCCGGGACGCGATCGACGCCGCGCTGGCGGCGGCTCCGGCCTGGCGGGCGATGTCCTTCGACGACCGTGCGGCGATCTTCCTGCGCGCCGCCGACCTGCTGGCCGGGCCGTGGCGGGAGACCATCCTCGCCTCGACCATGCTGGGCCAGGGCAAGACCGTCCAGCAGGCGGAGATCGACAGCCCGTGCGAGCTGGTCGACTTCTGGCGGTTCAACGTGCACTTCGCCGCGCGGGCACTGGCCGAGCAGCCGATCAGCAGCCCCGGCGTGTGGAACCGGACCGACCACCGGCCCCTGGAGGGGTTCGTCTACGCGATCACCCCGTTCAACTTCACCGCGATCGCCGCGAACCTGCCCACCGCGCCCGCCCTCATGGGCAACGTCGTCGTGTGGAAGCCGTCCCCGACCCAGACCCACTCGGCCGTGCTGACCATGCGGCTGCTGGAGGAGGCCGGGCTGCCGCCGGGCGTCATCAACCTCGTGACCGGTGACGGGCTCGCGGTGTCGGAGGCCGCCCTGCCCCACCCGGACCTGGCCGGCATCCACTTCACCGGCAGCACCGCCACGTTCCAGAAGCTGTGGCGCGCCGTGGGCGAGAACATCTCCGGCTACCGGACGTACCCGCGGCTCGTGGGGGAGACCGGTGGCAAGGACTTCGTCGTCGCCCACCCCTCCGCCGACCCCGCGATACTGAAGACCGCCCTGATCAGGGGCGCGTTCGAGTACCAGGGACAGAAGTGCTCCGCCGCCTCCCGCGCCTACGTCCCGCGCTCCCTCTGGGAGAACGGCCTCAAGGACGAGCTCGTGGCCGAGGTCGAGGGCCTGACCATGGGCGACGTCACCGACCTGGGCAACTTCATGGGCGCCGTCATCGACGCCCGCGCGTTCGCCAAGAACCGCGACGCGATCCGGCGCGCCGAGTCCGACCCGGCCGTCGAGATCGTCGCCGGCGGCACCGTCGACGACTCCGTCGGCTACTTCGTGCGCCCCACCGTGCTCGTGTCCGGCGACCCCGACAACGACATCTTCAAGACCGAGTACTTCGGGCCGATCCTGGGCGTCCACGTGTACGACGACGAACGCTACGACGAGGTCCTCACCCAGATGGAATCGGTCTCCGCGTACGCCCTGACCGGCGCCGTCATCGCCGGAGACCGGCAGGCGATCGCCCGTACCTCCGAGACCCTGCGGTACGCGGCCGGCAACTTCTACATCAACGACAAGCCCACCGGCGCCGTGGTCGGGCAGCAGCCGTTCGGCGGCGGACGCGCCTCCGGGACCAACGACAAGGCGGGCTCGATGCTGAACCTGCTGCGCTGGACGTCCCCGCGCTCCATCAAGGAGACCTTCGTCCCCGCCACCGACCACCGCTACCCGCACATGGGCTGA
- a CDS encoding DUF3054 domain-containing protein: MRNGVAAGLDVCLVLVFVAIGRASHEEGASLAGFAGTAWPFLVGLAAGWGVTRAWRRPEVLVPSGVGIWATTVVVGMLLRAVSGQGTAFAFVVVATSFLAAVLLGWRLIARFL; the protein is encoded by the coding sequence ATGCGGAATGGGGTTGCGGCGGGGTTGGACGTTTGCCTGGTGCTTGTCTTCGTGGCGATCGGGCGGGCCTCGCATGAGGAGGGGGCGAGCCTGGCCGGGTTCGCCGGTACGGCCTGGCCCTTCCTGGTGGGGCTCGCCGCCGGGTGGGGCGTGACGCGGGCGTGGCGGCGGCCCGAGGTGCTGGTGCCCAGTGGGGTGGGGATCTGGGCGACGACCGTGGTCGTGGGGATGCTGCTGCGGGCCGTGTCGGGGCAGGGCACCGCGTTCGCGTTCGTTGTTGTGGCCACGTCGTTTCTGGCGGCCGTTCTGCTGGGGTGGCGGCTGATCGCCCGGTTCCTCTAA
- a CDS encoding AMP-binding protein, whose product MASALRDWLDKPKAGRGVHLAGDDGSWEFREYGVMAGAARRTAAALIEEGVRPGDVVCLVLPTDFTCIETYYGVWAAGATVCLITPPLFQDGDDYVAHVAAILEQARPVLTIASDELAPLAARALESAGLPGRPWRPRQGEAEAEVREAGELALLQFTSGSSGAPRGVMVTWDNLEANAELIARTAGFHEDDVVSSWLPLYHDMGLIGCFLTPISRQAELRLMRPDQFIRDPARWVRTFAEAAHTAAPPFAFAYAARRIKPEQLEGVDLSGWRTAIIGAEPIDPHALEVFARVVEPFGFARETFKPAYGMAETTLLVTMDQVRRRPLAVRPDEASLEFGRPVAILDRHELGEASVGAKAGWVVGCGTPEEDVPVAIVDDGGRELPEGSLGEIVVGGESACPGYYAGAEGKSTRFEGGRVYTGDAGFFHDGQLFVLGRMGDSIKVRGRSVYVEDLESKIAEITGLGKGRIVVVGVPGAGTRGLALFAETADGSWAGEVRETLRRRLGDDVEVTIVIGAGLIQRTSSGKPRRRYMWERLRSGGMDGARVL is encoded by the coding sequence ATGGCATCAGCGCTGCGGGACTGGCTGGACAAGCCGAAGGCCGGACGCGGCGTCCATCTGGCGGGTGACGACGGCTCCTGGGAGTTCCGCGAGTACGGCGTGATGGCGGGGGCCGCGCGCCGGACGGCCGCGGCCCTGATCGAGGAGGGCGTACGGCCGGGCGACGTGGTGTGCCTGGTCCTGCCGACCGACTTCACCTGCATCGAGACCTACTACGGGGTCTGGGCGGCGGGTGCCACGGTGTGCCTGATCACGCCGCCCCTGTTCCAGGACGGCGACGACTACGTGGCCCATGTGGCGGCGATCCTGGAGCAGGCCCGGCCGGTGCTGACCATCGCCTCGGACGAGCTGGCGCCGCTGGCCGCGCGGGCGCTGGAGTCGGCCGGGCTGCCCGGGCGGCCGTGGCGGCCCCGCCAGGGCGAGGCCGAGGCGGAGGTACGTGAGGCGGGCGAGCTGGCGTTGCTGCAGTTCACCTCCGGGTCCAGCGGCGCCCCGCGCGGGGTGATGGTCACCTGGGACAACCTGGAGGCCAACGCCGAGCTGATCGCCCGTACCGCCGGGTTCCACGAGGACGACGTGGTCTCCTCCTGGCTGCCGCTCTACCACGACATGGGGCTGATCGGCTGCTTCCTCACCCCGATCTCCCGGCAGGCCGAGCTGCGCCTGATGCGTCCCGACCAGTTCATCCGCGACCCCGCGCGGTGGGTGCGCACGTTCGCGGAGGCCGCGCACACGGCCGCGCCGCCGTTCGCCTTCGCTTACGCGGCCCGCAGGATCAAGCCCGAGCAGCTGGAGGGCGTGGACCTGTCGGGGTGGCGGACGGCGATCATCGGCGCCGAGCCGATCGACCCGCACGCGCTGGAGGTGTTCGCCCGGGTGGTGGAGCCGTTCGGGTTCGCGCGCGAGACGTTCAAGCCCGCCTACGGGATGGCCGAGACGACCCTGCTGGTCACCATGGACCAGGTGCGGCGCAGGCCGCTGGCGGTACGGCCGGACGAGGCGTCGCTGGAGTTCGGGCGGCCGGTGGCGATCCTGGACCGGCACGAGCTGGGCGAGGCGTCGGTCGGCGCCAAGGCCGGCTGGGTGGTCGGCTGCGGGACGCCCGAGGAGGACGTGCCGGTCGCGATCGTCGACGACGGCGGGCGGGAGCTGCCGGAGGGCAGCCTCGGCGAGATCGTGGTGGGCGGGGAGTCGGCGTGCCCGGGGTACTACGCCGGGGCCGAGGGCAAGTCCACGCGGTTCGAGGGGGGCCGGGTCTACACCGGGGACGCCGGTTTCTTCCATGACGGCCAGCTGTTCGTGCTCGGCCGGATGGGCGACAGCATCAAGGTGCGGGGCCGCTCGGTGTACGTCGAGGACCTGGAGTCCAAGATCGCCGAGATCACCGGGCTCGGCAAGGGCCGGATCGTGGTGGTCGGGGTGCCCGGTGCGGGCACCCGCGGGCTGGCGCTGTTCGCCGAGACCGCCGACGGCTCCTGGGCCGGTGAGGTCCGCGAGACGCTGCGCCGGCGGCTGGGCGACGACGTCGAGGTGACCATCGTGATCGGCGCCGGGCTGATCCAGCGCACCTCCAGCGGCAAGCCGCGCCGGAGGTACATGTGGGAGCGTCTGCGTTCGGGCGGTATGGACGGGGCGCGCGTTCTCTAG